One part of the Tunicatimonas pelagia genome encodes these proteins:
- a CDS encoding purine nucleoside permease: MRLLTFLLSLIFFSCQPESSAPTDAPSEEPMPIKVVVVTMFERGEAQGDEPGELQYWVERFPFSTAIAFPQGNQDLYYNAEQGVLAITTGVGSINSAASIMALGMDSRFDLTKAYWVVAGIAGADPEDMPLGSAAWAEWLVDGDLMHEIDAREIPDDWETGIFPLRETEPFPEETPSPESGAVFQLNPGLTEWAYQLTKDIQLEDTEDLQQLRTSYENYPAAQQSPTVMKGDHLAAMTFWHGKMMDTWADRWVRYWTRGEGEFVTSAMEDTGTAQSLQLLDNAGKVDASRLLVLRTASNFTMPPDEMTAAESMQNENQGYSGFIPSLESAYLVGSEVVRNLVENWEQYQEKLPTVEDLQ; encoded by the coding sequence ATGCGTCTACTAACCTTCCTGTTATCACTAATTTTTTTCTCTTGTCAGCCGGAAAGTTCTGCTCCGACTGATGCTCCCTCCGAAGAACCTATGCCAATTAAAGTAGTCGTCGTTACCATGTTTGAGCGGGGTGAAGCGCAGGGCGATGAGCCGGGTGAGTTACAGTATTGGGTAGAACGTTTTCCGTTTTCTACTGCCATTGCGTTTCCCCAAGGCAATCAGGATTTGTACTATAATGCTGAGCAAGGCGTGCTGGCGATTACTACCGGAGTAGGAAGTATCAACTCCGCTGCTTCCATTATGGCGCTAGGTATGGACTCCCGCTTCGATCTTACTAAAGCTTATTGGGTAGTAGCCGGAATTGCGGGGGCTGATCCCGAAGATATGCCGTTGGGTTCCGCTGCCTGGGCGGAGTGGCTAGTAGACGGTGACCTGATGCACGAGATTGATGCCCGAGAAATTCCCGATGATTGGGAAACCGGAATTTTTCCCCTACGTGAAACTGAGCCGTTTCCGGAAGAAACTCCTAGCCCTGAGAGTGGAGCGGTGTTTCAACTCAACCCCGGCTTAACCGAGTGGGCTTATCAACTTACGAAAGATATTCAATTAGAGGATACCGAAGATTTGCAGCAGCTGCGTACTAGCTACGAGAACTACCCCGCTGCTCAACAATCACCCACGGTGATGAAGGGCGACCACTTAGCCGCCATGACTTTCTGGCACGGCAAAATGATGGATACTTGGGCTGACCGTTGGGTACGCTACTGGACGCGAGGAGAGGGGGAGTTTGTTACTTCAGCAATGGAAGACACCGGAACCGCCCAATCGCTACAGTTGCTGGATAACGCCGGAAAAGTAGATGCCAGCCGACTACTAGTACTGCGAACCGCTAGTAACTTCACCATGCCGCCCGATGAGATGACCGCAGCCGAAAGTATGCAGAACGAAAACCAGGGCTACTCAGGGTTCATCCCCTCACTAGAATCAGCCTACCTAGTCGGCAGTGAGGTAGTACGGAACTTAGTAGAAAACTGGGAGCAGTATCAAGAAAAATTACCAACCGTAGAAGATTTGCAATAA
- a CDS encoding TonB-dependent receptor has protein sequence MRTILLSLICILGLGLQLAWAQGSTTASMNGEVTDENGGPIPGASVQVVHEPTGTEYINATNGTGFFRIANMRVGGPYTLTVSFVGYDNLVQEGIYLDLGQTFNTDVVLSESTTQLQDVVISAGGLIDGNRTGAETNIGREQIMNLPTVNRNLNDFTRLTPQANITNGGISIAGVNNRFNTIYIDGAVNNDVFGLANSGTNGGQAGISPISLDALEQIQVVVAPYDVTLGGFAGGGINAVTRSGKNFFEGSAYYYFRNENLAGKTPGDIPDDQRTRLAPFSVNTYGFRLGGPIVKDKLFFFTNVELLREEEPFPFIPQEYEGSATAADINQLVNYLGNEYGYNPGGYLNNIQTRNSDKVIAKLDWNINRNHKLSARHSYVFGNTDRINRPTSRDIFFFNTGNAFPTTTNSTAIELKSNFGNSYSNNLILGYTRVRDDRELLGDPFPKIEIRDNPAVIHVGSDNFSYSNVVFQDVFTLTNNFNWYKGRHTFTLGTHNEFFQIENLFTVFSTPRYFYDSLEAFTSGAPGFALFGHEQLAPGQSEIRLGDDASNLGPTFNALQMAFYVQDEIQFNSDFKLTVGLRADIPVFLEDPPLNNTQFNEVTVDLIEDAGYDLQGARASQTPATQVLWSPRLGFNWDVTGTKSTQLRGGLGIFTSRVPWVWPGGMFIRNGLNSSFVGTFGPFYATPDEWRDNLANRDAGPSGDVDLFVEDFKYPQVFRTNIAVDQALPWGLLASAEFMYTKTLNNISVQNVNLEPSFSGRLEGTPDDRQIFTGNLIDDTYSFISLVDNTNEGYTWNATVQLQKPATNGFGGSIAYSFTRAESLLDGRGFINATNWRQAYSLTGRNNAMVGRSVFDVGSRVTGSLSYRKEYAGFMATTVSLFYNGQSGEPFSYVYRGGDALLNEDDQEFERALIYIPDGPEDIILGQREVVDFERDQNGAFVLDDDGEQVPIFGGVAFDEAEEQAMYSQLNAYIEGDDYLSERRGQYAEQNRSRVPFSSVFDLKLLQDFYITSANGRRHTLQLSLDIFNVSNLINRNWGRRYFMGSGDNRYVFELLQFEGFEYQDGAFTNRPVYSFTDPGDPWDVNQSPTIEGSRWAAQFGVRYTF, from the coding sequence ATGAGAACAATTCTACTTTCCTTAATCTGTATTTTAGGACTTGGCCTCCAGCTTGCTTGGGCACAGGGAAGCACCACCGCTAGCATGAATGGTGAGGTGACCGACGAAAATGGGGGCCCTATTCCAGGAGCTAGTGTACAGGTGGTACACGAACCTACCGGCACCGAATACATCAATGCTACCAACGGAACCGGTTTCTTTCGAATTGCCAATATGCGGGTAGGGGGACCATACACTCTTACCGTTTCCTTCGTTGGCTACGACAATTTAGTACAAGAAGGAATATACTTGGACTTAGGGCAAACCTTCAACACTGACGTTGTATTGAGCGAATCAACCACACAGTTGCAAGATGTAGTTATATCCGCTGGTGGCCTGATTGATGGTAATCGCACTGGGGCAGAAACGAATATTGGTCGGGAGCAAATCATGAACCTCCCTACCGTAAACCGTAATTTGAATGACTTTACCCGCCTGACTCCTCAGGCTAATATTACCAATGGTGGAATTTCTATCGCGGGGGTCAACAATCGCTTTAATACGATTTATATTGACGGAGCCGTGAACAACGACGTATTCGGCCTAGCGAATTCAGGAACAAATGGTGGACAAGCCGGTATTTCACCGATTAGTTTGGATGCCTTAGAGCAAATTCAGGTAGTGGTCGCCCCTTACGATGTAACCCTAGGTGGATTTGCCGGAGGCGGAATCAACGCCGTAACCCGCAGTGGTAAAAACTTTTTTGAGGGTTCAGCCTATTACTACTTCCGCAACGAAAATTTAGCGGGTAAAACCCCTGGTGATATTCCTGATGACCAACGTACTCGTTTGGCACCTTTCTCAGTAAATACCTACGGTTTCCGTTTGGGTGGGCCGATTGTGAAGGATAAATTATTCTTCTTTACTAATGTAGAGTTACTTCGTGAAGAAGAACCATTTCCCTTCATTCCTCAGGAGTACGAAGGAAGTGCTACCGCTGCGGATATAAATCAGCTAGTAAACTATTTGGGTAATGAATACGGCTACAATCCGGGTGGCTACCTCAATAATATTCAAACCCGAAACAGCGATAAGGTAATCGCTAAACTTGATTGGAACATCAATCGGAACCATAAGCTAAGTGCTCGCCACAGTTACGTATTTGGAAATACCGATCGGATTAACCGCCCAACTAGTCGCGACATCTTTTTCTTCAATACCGGAAACGCCTTCCCGACTACGACGAACTCTACCGCTATTGAGCTAAAAAGTAATTTTGGCAACAGTTACTCCAACAACTTAATCCTGGGTTACACCCGAGTACGGGACGACCGGGAATTATTAGGTGATCCTTTTCCTAAGATTGAAATTCGTGACAATCCTGCCGTTATTCACGTGGGAAGCGATAACTTCTCGTACTCTAACGTAGTGTTCCAGGATGTTTTCACTTTAACCAATAACTTCAACTGGTACAAAGGTCGGCATACTTTCACCCTAGGAACCCACAATGAGTTCTTCCAGATAGAAAACTTGTTCACAGTTTTCTCTACCCCTCGCTATTTTTATGATTCACTAGAGGCCTTCACCAGCGGTGCACCCGGCTTTGCCCTGTTTGGTCATGAGCAGCTAGCTCCCGGTCAATCCGAAATCCGCTTGGGAGATGATGCCAGCAACTTAGGCCCAACATTTAACGCACTGCAAATGGCGTTTTACGTTCAGGATGAAATTCAGTTTAATAGCGATTTCAAGTTAACTGTAGGCTTACGTGCCGATATTCCGGTATTCTTAGAAGATCCTCCACTAAACAATACGCAGTTCAATGAAGTAACCGTTGATTTGATTGAAGATGCTGGGTATGACTTACAGGGAGCTCGGGCTAGTCAAACTCCTGCTACCCAAGTGCTCTGGAGTCCGCGTTTGGGATTTAATTGGGACGTAACTGGAACGAAAAGTACCCAACTTCGGGGTGGCCTCGGGATCTTTACCAGCCGGGTACCTTGGGTGTGGCCAGGAGGCATGTTTATTCGTAATGGACTCAACAGTTCATTTGTAGGTACGTTCGGTCCATTCTACGCTACTCCCGACGAATGGCGGGATAACCTTGCCAACCGAGATGCCGGGCCATCTGGTGACGTAGATTTGTTTGTGGAAGACTTTAAGTATCCGCAGGTATTTAGAACCAATATTGCGGTAGATCAGGCACTGCCTTGGGGCTTACTAGCCTCGGCTGAGTTTATGTACACCAAAACCCTAAATAATATTTCGGTTCAGAACGTTAATCTAGAGCCTAGCTTCTCTGGACGCTTAGAGGGCACTCCCGATGACCGACAAATATTTACCGGAAATCTTATTGATGATACCTACTCTTTCATCTCGCTGGTAGACAACACCAACGAAGGCTACACCTGGAATGCTACGGTACAACTTCAAAAGCCCGCAACGAATGGCTTTGGGGGTAGCATCGCTTACTCCTTCACTCGGGCGGAGTCGCTGCTGGATGGGCGGGGCTTCATTAATGCCACCAATTGGCGACAAGCCTACAGCTTAACCGGAAGGAACAATGCAATGGTGGGCCGCTCAGTCTTTGATGTTGGTTCACGGGTAACCGGTTCACTTTCGTACCGCAAGGAGTACGCGGGTTTTATGGCCACTACCGTTTCACTGTTTTATAATGGTCAGTCGGGTGAACCATTCTCTTATGTATACCGAGGGGGCGATGCACTACTTAACGAAGACGATCAGGAATTTGAACGAGCGTTGATTTATATTCCGGACGGACCTGAAGATATTATTTTGGGGCAGCGAGAGGTAGTGGACTTCGAGCGAGATCAAAACGGGGCATTCGTACTAGATGATGACGGTGAGCAAGTTCCGATTTTTGGAGGAGTTGCATTTGATGAAGCAGAAGAGCAAGCGATGTATTCTCAGCTCAATGCTTATATTGAAGGAGATGATTACCTGAGCGAGCGCCGTGGACAGTACGCTGAGCAGAACCGCTCCAGAGTTCCGTTTTCCAGCGTATTTGATTTAAAACTGCTACAAGATTTTTACATCACCTCCGCTAACGGACGACGGCATACCCTACAATTATCGTTAGATATATTTAACGTGAGCAACTTGATTAACCGAAATTGGGGGCGACGTTACTTCATGGGTAGTGGAGATAACCGCTACGTGTTTGAGTTACTGCAATTTGAAGGCTTTGAGTACCAAGATGGAGCGTTTACTAACCGTCCGGTATACTCATTCACTGATCCGGGCGATCCGTGGGATGTTAACCAATCTCCTACCATAGAAGGCTCGCGCTGGGCTGCTCAGTTTGGCGTGCGTTACACTTTCTAG
- a CDS encoding DUF6624 domain-containing protein, translated as MDYKSIAERIIGLKNADLELRERLIQSEQLGNGYNEEMEKLHNRNAEILNSIIDTIGYPTIDKVGKEASEAAWLVIQHAISRPNFMRRCVKLLADAVSEDKASPRNLAYLTDRIAVFEDRPQRYGTQFDWDENGKLSPQTFDDLNKVNQRRKSLGLNTIEEQTAIIRGRAKSEDQSPPADLDKRREDVEEWKKAVGWTK; from the coding sequence ATGGACTATAAAAGCATTGCCGAAAGAATAATTGGATTGAAAAATGCGGACTTGGAACTTCGGGAAAGACTCATTCAAAGCGAGCAACTTGGAAACGGGTACAACGAAGAAATGGAGAAGCTGCACAACAGAAATGCGGAAATACTAAATAGTATAATAGACACCATCGGTTATCCGACAATTGATAAAGTAGGCAAAGAAGCTAGTGAAGCGGCTTGGTTGGTTATACAACACGCTATCAGCCGACCCAACTTTATGAGAAGATGTGTAAAACTATTGGCAGATGCCGTTAGCGAGGATAAAGCCAGCCCAAGAAACTTAGCGTACTTAACCGACCGAATAGCTGTGTTTGAAGACCGACCACAACGCTACGGAACTCAGTTTGATTGGGACGAAAACGGAAAATTAAGCCCACAAACTTTTGATGACCTAAATAAAGTGAATCAAAGAAGAAAATCTCTTGGCCTTAACACCATCGAAGAACAAACAGCGATTATAAGAGGACGGGCGAAGAGTGAAGATCAATCACCGCCAGCCGATCTCGACAAAAGGAGAGAGGATGTTGAAGAATGGAAAAAAGCAGTTGGTTGGACGAAATAA
- a CDS encoding efflux RND transporter periplasmic adaptor subunit translates to MNKRKLLVFGLFVVLIAAGVLAMRQFAGMKELPPERPRRASTNFVRVDEVAYEEVDTEVVEYGRITSSQPLDLIAEVGGRLFSGRVQLKPGINFRKGQLLYRVNDAEASLNLQARKSQFLNLIASSLPDFKIDFTEDYPAWQTYFESIEIDEPLKPLPEISSNKVKTFLATKNILGEYYSIKSGEENLRKYYQYAPYDGSIVNVNLETGTVVNPGANIASIIRTDQLELEIPVDPKEIRWVEEGAAVEVSSEDGMQSWPGKVVRIADFIDPTTQSINVYVGLTPEPNSGLYDGQYLRATIPGSRLEQAMQIPRRVLFNEDQVYVVKDGMLQSRQVNIEKITQDQVLISPIVGSGLSVGDSLVVDLPANAVENMRVTTEVKSDRPGGKRPRKAESQSDSANNQNRSET, encoded by the coding sequence ATGAATAAACGTAAACTACTAGTCTTCGGACTATTTGTAGTACTTATTGCTGCCGGAGTTCTGGCCATGCGGCAGTTTGCCGGAATGAAAGAACTGCCACCTGAGCGTCCTCGTCGGGCTTCTACCAATTTTGTTCGGGTAGATGAAGTAGCCTACGAAGAGGTGGATACAGAAGTAGTAGAATATGGGCGTATTACTTCCTCTCAACCGCTGGACTTAATTGCCGAGGTAGGCGGACGATTATTCTCGGGGCGGGTGCAGCTAAAGCCTGGGATTAACTTCCGTAAGGGGCAATTGCTGTATCGGGTTAACGATGCCGAGGCCAGCCTTAATTTACAGGCGCGCAAAAGCCAGTTTCTCAACCTCATTGCCTCCAGCCTGCCTGATTTCAAAATTGATTTCACCGAAGACTACCCAGCTTGGCAAACTTACTTTGAGAGTATTGAGATTGATGAGCCACTCAAACCATTGCCGGAGATTAGTAGTAACAAAGTGAAGACTTTTCTGGCAACCAAAAATATTCTGGGCGAATACTACAGCATTAAAAGCGGAGAAGAGAATTTACGAAAATATTATCAGTACGCTCCCTACGACGGTAGCATTGTTAACGTTAACTTGGAAACTGGTACTGTCGTAAATCCGGGAGCTAACATTGCCAGCATTATTCGTACCGACCAGTTAGAACTAGAAATTCCGGTTGATCCTAAAGAAATTCGGTGGGTAGAAGAAGGCGCGGCGGTAGAAGTTTCTTCGGAAGACGGAATGCAAAGCTGGCCCGGAAAAGTAGTTCGTATTGCCGATTTCATTGATCCGACTACTCAGTCTATTAACGTTTACGTAGGCCTAACCCCTGAGCCTAACAGTGGGTTGTACGATGGACAGTACCTGCGGGCGACTATTCCCGGTTCACGTTTGGAACAAGCCATGCAAATTCCCCGACGGGTGCTCTTCAACGAAGATCAGGTGTACGTCGTCAAGGATGGAATGCTCCAGTCGCGCCAAGTTAATATTGAAAAGATTACGCAAGATCAAGTGCTGATTAGTCCAATAGTAGGCAGCGGTTTGAGTGTGGGAGATAGTCTGGTGGTAGACCTGCCTGCCAACGCTGTAGAAAACATGCGGGTAACTACCGAAGTAAAGAGTGACCGTCCCGGCGGCAAGCGTCCGCGCAAAGCCGAAAGCCAATCTGATTCAGCGAATAATCAAAATCGCAGCGAAACATGA
- a CDS encoding serpin family protein has translation MIASFRPPFTLFLFLASLSLIQCREGPVATEPNLPDLRPISGSAETLVETSNAFSVDLFKAIQQQVPDENIFISPLSVDIALHMTANGASGETKAVMKETLGVTDLTDEEVNEAAKTLTEQLMSMDQQVVLAIANSIWFKDTYTLQSGFDQLIREYYDGRIEGLDLGSPASKDIINGWVENQTQGKIKNLIENVSPTDVMFLINAIYFKANWQYQFNAGATKDEPFYLADGSTVSVPMMSNEGTKLRFNYQEDGTQLLEIPYGNGQFNMVILLPSPESTVADLANSLTTEELTKWIAEADTLTTHLMLPKFKTEFKLTLNDVLKGMGMELPFTNRASFGGFFNEGNGEGLYIDRVIHQAFIEVNEEGSEAAAATAVVISFRSSGAEGQPSVIRVDRPFAYFIREKHTGAMLFAGTMMNPAN, from the coding sequence ATGATAGCTTCATTCCGCCCCCCGTTTACACTGTTTCTATTTCTAGCCTCACTCTCACTCATTCAGTGCCGTGAAGGCCCGGTTGCTACGGAGCCTAATTTACCAGACTTACGCCCAATATCTGGCTCTGCTGAGACATTGGTAGAAACCTCCAATGCGTTTTCAGTTGATCTATTCAAGGCAATTCAACAGCAGGTACCGGATGAAAATATCTTTATCTCCCCATTGAGCGTGGATATTGCCTTGCACATGACCGCGAATGGTGCCAGCGGCGAAACCAAAGCGGTGATGAAGGAAACGTTGGGCGTAACTGATCTGACAGATGAAGAAGTGAACGAGGCAGCTAAAACGCTAACCGAACAGCTTATGAGCATGGATCAGCAGGTAGTATTAGCGATTGCTAATTCTATCTGGTTCAAAGATACGTATACTTTGCAATCGGGGTTTGATCAGCTTATTCGAGAGTACTACGATGGGCGCATTGAAGGACTAGATTTAGGAAGTCCGGCTTCTAAAGACATCATTAACGGCTGGGTGGAAAACCAAACGCAGGGCAAAATCAAAAACTTGATAGAAAACGTCAGCCCAACCGATGTAATGTTTTTAATCAATGCTATTTATTTTAAGGCTAACTGGCAGTATCAGTTCAATGCCGGTGCTACCAAAGACGAGCCGTTTTATCTAGCCGATGGCAGCACGGTTTCAGTACCGATGATGTCGAACGAAGGCACCAAGCTGCGCTTCAACTACCAAGAAGACGGTACGCAATTACTGGAAATTCCCTACGGCAATGGGCAGTTCAATATGGTCATATTGCTACCTTCCCCAGAAAGCACCGTAGCCGATCTGGCGAATAGTTTAACTACCGAAGAGCTAACCAAATGGATAGCAGAAGCCGACACGCTCACCACACACCTAATGCTACCTAAATTTAAAACCGAATTCAAATTAACTCTTAATGATGTTCTAAAGGGTATGGGAATGGAGCTTCCGTTTACTAATAGAGCTAGTTTCGGTGGCTTTTTCAATGAGGGTAATGGCGAGGGGCTGTACATTGACCGAGTAATTCATCAGGCTTTTATTGAGGTAAACGAAGAAGGTTCGGAAGCAGCGGCTGCTACTGCGGTAGTTATCTCTTTTAGAAGCTCAGGAGCTGAGGGGCAACCATCCGTCATTCGAGTGGACCGCCCGTTTGCCTACTTTATTCGGGAGAAGCATACGGGAGCTATGCTGTTTGCCGGAACCATGATGAATCCGGCTAATTAG
- a CDS encoding serine hydrolase, giving the protein MLFRFLPLGLLICLACAQPSPSTLVEVEQIIQGRLNEVEGDFAVAFQSLDNPEEQLLMNAREEFHAASTMKTPVMLEVYKQAEAGELSLDDSVLVKNEFFSIVDSSAYSLSPDDDSYSKLYEQIGTKQSLRDLVYHMIISSSNLATNIVIEAVGAENATQTLRGLGANDIQVRRGVEDGKAYRQGLNNTTTAHDLMIMFKAIAEHRVVSAEASQAMIDILLDQRFNEMIPAQLPDDVRVAHKTGWITGLHHDSGIVYLPNGRSYVLVLLSKNLTDEDAGVQALADISKTIYDYVAK; this is encoded by the coding sequence ATGCTATTTCGTTTTCTACCACTTGGGCTGCTTATTTGCTTGGCTTGCGCTCAACCTAGTCCATCTACCCTGGTAGAAGTAGAACAAATTATTCAGGGGCGACTTAATGAAGTAGAAGGGGACTTTGCTGTAGCATTCCAGAGCTTAGATAATCCCGAAGAGCAGTTGCTGATGAATGCGCGAGAAGAGTTTCACGCGGCCAGTACCATGAAAACCCCGGTGATGCTGGAAGTTTATAAACAAGCCGAAGCGGGTGAGTTAAGTCTCGATGATTCCGTTCTAGTCAAAAACGAATTTTTCAGTATCGTTGACAGCAGCGCCTACTCTTTGTCGCCCGATGATGATTCATACAGCAAGCTCTACGAGCAAATTGGTACTAAGCAAAGTCTGCGCGATTTGGTCTATCACATGATTATCTCCAGCAGCAACTTAGCAACAAATATTGTCATTGAAGCTGTCGGAGCGGAGAACGCAACCCAAACGCTGCGCGGTTTAGGAGCTAACGATATTCAGGTGCGACGCGGAGTGGAAGACGGCAAAGCGTACCGACAAGGCTTAAACAACACAACTACCGCTCACGATCTGATGATTATGTTTAAAGCAATCGCCGAGCACAGAGTGGTGAGTGCCGAAGCCAGTCAAGCCATGATCGATATTCTCCTCGACCAGCGTTTCAATGAAATGATTCCCGCCCAACTACCCGACGATGTACGAGTAGCCCACAAAACGGGTTGGATTACCGGCTTGCACCACGATTCCGGCATTGTCTATTTACCTAACGGTCGCAGTTACGTATTGGTGTTACTTTCTAAAAACCTCACCGACGAAGATGCCGGAGTACAAGCCCTCGCCGACATTTCCAAAACAATCTACGACTATGTAGCCAAGTAG